A region of the Spirochaetota bacterium genome:
CAACGGCGAATTGAGCCTTGAGAATTTTGTCGACACGCATAAGCGTATCGATGATTATTGTGCGGCGAATGCGGGCATCAAGCATCTGTCGATCGATCTCACGCATCTGACCTATGTCGATTCGAGCGGGCTCGGCGCCTTCATACGGGCGAAGAAGATGATGAGCACACGGGGGGCGAAATTCTCACTGTGCGGTCCGTCCGACCAGGTGCTGAAAGTTTTCCATCTCGGAGGATTCGATAAATTCTTCACCATATTCCCGAAACGGGCCGATGTGTGTTGACCGAGATGCTGCAGCGATGACCACGAAGTGGCAGGAGGAGTGCAATGAACGTTCACTATGATCTCACGGGTGATTCGGCGGCGATCATCTTCGAAGGCGATGTCGTATTTGACGATGTGGCGCAGCAGAGCGATAGTGTTTCCAAGATGAAAGAAGCGATCATTGGGAAAAAGCCGAAGAACGTCGTTATAGACCTGGCACAGGTGAAGTCGTTCGACTCTTCCGGCGTAGGGCTTGTGTATTCGCTTCGAACGAGCTTCTGCAGGATAGGCGCAACGGTGTCTTTACAGGCGGTGCCGGAAAATGTGAAGGAAGTGCTCAGGCTGGGCGGGTTATTGAAGGTGTTTTCGATTACATAGCCGATCTTCCTCAGCGTATAACGGTAACCGCGGAAAAATGCGTGAATTCAAGGCTTTTTCGCGTAAAATTCGTCTGAATTTATCCATTTTTTTGCTGCACTATTTTCGTTCCCACGCGTTATACTATAATGAAAGATATGCTGTCATGTAAGCGTTTTCAGGGAGGAAATTCCGATAATAGATTAAGAAATGAGTGAGCATAGTGCATAGCCTGTGATGCCGCGATGGCACCGCAGGTTTTTTGTG
Encoded here:
- a CDS encoding STAS domain-containing protein, whose protein sequence is MEILFLKERGVDFVVLNGELSLENFVDTHKRIDDYCAANAGIKHLSIDLTHLTYVDSSGLGAFIRAKKMMSTRGAKFSLCGPSDQVLKVFHLGGFDKFFTIFPKRADVC
- a CDS encoding STAS domain-containing protein, producing the protein MNVHYDLTGDSAAIIFEGDVVFDDVAQQSDSVSKMKEAIIGKKPKNVVIDLAQVKSFDSSGVGLVYSLRTSFCRIGATVSLQAVPENVKEVLRLGGLLKVFSIT